A window from Solanum stenotomum isolate F172 chromosome 7, ASM1918654v1, whole genome shotgun sequence encodes these proteins:
- the LOC125870220 gene encoding uncharacterized protein LOC125870220, producing MDANSHSVSPELSLLGHMTNNLAIAQTGFSPSCALCHRLFISDNDAADFEAINICGDCKFLLLEDLGTPMRDYQRLYTSSRTTPSESRRWRGVHSDAEGDGVDSLFGETESNVTISGYRNFNSEIDSISYGGNSDASVDGNSYLDNDHSSHSDEGSDFETDTDTDIDPMHAGIYNWNSDNEWEEVDTDALHSVGARAQLPRSLHLNPGNWQGQFLSSEYLGTVHFRIPEGSQRLVTDHSHELEQFQQTDATDYLDTTTFEEHLAETDGLRRGAPPTAVSVLNDLPCLVVKEDHEQLDSLSCAICKDSLFVGTVVNRLPCSHLYHPSCIFPWLASRNSCPLCRYELPTDDLDYEHRKQRASNLVIHRNPQHEINEDGSPDSSDSENDEFGYSRTESGEVIQNEAVNQQSSSEGARGRWFLAAAAPVVGVLLMFWLGNPLMERSLSLPIFCSQGRRTKQPLPSQQVNNNGRRWWSLF from the coding sequence ATGGATGCAAACTCACATTCTGTTTCACCAGAATTGTCTCTGCTTGGCCACATGACTAACAATTTGGCTATTGCCCAAACTGGATTCTCTCCTTCATGTGCTTTATGTCATAGATTGTTCATATCAGATAATGATGCTGCTGACTTTGAAGCTATAAATATATGTGGTGATTGTAAATTCTTACTCCTGGAGGATCTTGGGACACCCATGCGAGATTATCAAAGGTTGTACACCAGTTCCCGGACCACTCCTAGTGAGTCTAGGAGGTGGAGGGGGGTTCATTCCGACGCCGAAGGTGATGGTGTTGATTCTCTCTTTGGGGAGACTGAATCAAATGTCACCATCAGTGGATATAGGAACTTTAATAGTGAAATTGACTCCATCTCTTATGGAGGGAACTCTGATGCTTCTGTTGATGGTAATAGTTACCTTGATAATGATCATTCTTCTCACTCAGATGAAGGGAGTGACTTTGAGACTGATACTGATACTGATATTGACCCCATGCATGCTGGTATCTATAATTGGAACTCTGATAATGAATGGGAGGAGGTTGATACTGATGCACTACACTCTGTGGGTGCTAGAGCTCAACTACCAAGGTCATTACACCTAAATCCTGGAAATTGGCAAGGACAATTTCTTTCTTCTGAATATCTGGGTACAGTTCATTTCAGAATTCCCGAGGGCAGTCAAAGACTTGTTACTGACCACTCACATGAGTTAGAACAATTCCAACAGACTGATGCTACTGACTATCTTGATACTACAACTTTTGAGGAGCATCTCGCTGAAACAGATGGTTTAAGAAGAGGAGCACCACCCACAGCTGTCTCTGTTTTAAATGATCTGCCGTGTTTGGTTGTTAAAGAAGACCACGAACAGCTGGACAGTTTGTCTTGTGCAATCTGCAAGGATTCTCTTTTTGTTGGCACAGTTGTAAACCGACTTCCCTGTTCTCACTTGTATCACCCCTCCTGTATTTTTCCTTGGCTAGCGTCAAGAAACTCGTGCCCTCTCTGCCGCTATGAACTTCCAACTGATGACCTGGATTATGAGCACAGAAAGCAAAGGGCCAGTAATTTGGTGATACATCGAAACCCACAGCATGAAATAAATGAAGATGGATCTCCAGATAGCAGTGACagtgaaaatgatgaatttggTTACAGTAGAACAGAATCAGGAGAAGTGATCCAAAATGAGGCTGTCAATCAACAATCTAGTAGTGAGGGTGCACGAGGAAGATGGTTTCTTGCAGCTGCTGCTCCTGTTGTTGGAGTCCTTCTGATGTTCTGGTTAGGAAACCCGTTGATGGAGAGGAGCCTTAGTCTCCCTATATTCTGTTCACAAGGGAGACGTACTAAGCAGCCTTTGCCCTCTCAGCAGGTTAATAACAATGGCAGGAGATGGTGGTCTctgttttaa